From Microlunatus capsulatus, a single genomic window includes:
- a CDS encoding WhiB family transcriptional regulator — MPELVDESDDEGLLGWQERALCAQTDPEAFFPEKGGSTREAKKVCLSCDVRGECLEYALQNDERFGIWGGLSERERRKLKKRAV; from the coding sequence ATGCCGGAGCTGGTGGACGAGAGCGACGACGAGGGTCTGCTCGGCTGGCAGGAGCGCGCGCTGTGCGCCCAGACCGACCCGGAGGCGTTCTTCCCCGAGAAGGGCGGGTCCACCCGCGAGGCCAAGAAGGTCTGCCTCTCCTGCGACGTCCGCGGTGAGTGCCTGGAGTACGCGCTGCAGAACGACGAGCGCTTCGGGATCTGGGGCGGGCTGAGCGAGCGCGAGCGGCGCAAGCTCAAGAAGCGCGCGGTCTGA